One stretch of Cyclopterus lumpus isolate fCycLum1 chromosome 10, fCycLum1.pri, whole genome shotgun sequence DNA includes these proteins:
- the aga gene encoding N(4)-(beta-N-acetylglucosaminyl)-L-asparaginase isoform X1 — MYVSLLMSTFTVLFQLGHASLPLVINTWPFKNANAAAWSALQSGASVLDAVETGCARCEADQCNGSVGFGGSPDESGETTLDAMIMNGDTMEAGAVADLRRIKNAIGVARAVMEHTDHTLLVGESASVFAENMGFIAEDLTTNKSVNILSEWLKGNCQPNYRKNVLPDPSASCGPYKPRATARRNKRAQGANERSHDTIGMVALDRDGHMAAGTSTNGLTHKVPGRVGDSPIVGAGAFVDSSAGGAAATGDGDIMMRLLPSYLAVELMRAGADPSAACKTAISRIKRHYSGFFGAIICANTTGHYGAACNKVPGFSQFHFMVSNSESESPLMEYVDCL; from the exons ATGTACGTGTCTCTCCTGATGTCCACCTTTACGGTCCTGTTTCAACTCGGACACGCGTCGCTTCCTCTCGTCATCAACACGTGGCCATTCAAGAACGCGAATGCTGCAG CGTGGAGCGCCCTGCAGTCCGGGGCCTCGGTGTTGGATGCCGTGGAGACGGGCTGCGCCCGCTGCGAGGCCGATCAGTGTAACGGCAGCGTGGGCTTCGGCGGGAGCCCGGACGAGTCCGGAGAGACCACGCTGGACGCCATGATCATGAACGG GGATACGATGGAGGCGGGTGCAGTTGCGGACCTGAGAAGGATAAAGAATGCCATTGGAGTAGCGAGAGCTGTGATGGAGCACACTGACCACACACTGCTCGTGGGAGAGTCGG CGTCTGTGTTTGCTGAAAACATGGGCTTCATCGCAGAGGACCTGACTACCAACAAATCTGTGAATATTCTCTCCGAGTGGCTGAAGGGCAACTGCCAACCTAATTatagaaag AACGTGCTTCCAGATCCCTCCGCGTCCTGCGGACCCTACAAGCCGAGGGCGACAGCGAGACGGAACAAGAGGGCGCAGGGTGCCAACGAGCGCTCCCACGACACCATAG GGATGGTGGCTCTTGATCGAGACGGTCACATGGCTGCCGGTACATCGACCAATGGGCTAACTCACAAGGTTCCAGG CCGTGTCGGGGACTCTCCCATCGTCGGAGCAGGGGCCTTCGTCGATAGCTCAGCTGGGGGCGCCGCCGCTACCGGAGACGGTGACATCATGATGCGCCTTCTGCCGAG TTACTTGGCCGTGGAGCTGATGAGGGCCGGGGCAGATCCCTCGGCAGCCTGCAAGACGGCCATTTCCAGAATCAAGAGGCATTACTCGGGGTTCTTTGGAGCCATCATCTGTGCTAACACAACAGGCCATTATG GTGCCGCCTGTAACAAAGTCCCCGGCTTCTCCCAGTTTCACTTCATGGTGTCAAACTCTGAGTCCGAATCCCCACTCATGGAATATGTGGACTGCCTCTGA
- the aga gene encoding N(4)-(beta-N-acetylglucosaminyl)-L-asparaginase isoform X2: MYVSLLMSTFTVLFQLGHASLPLVINTWPFKNANAAAWSALQSGASVLDAVETGCARCEADQCNGSVGFGGSPDESGETTLDAMIMNGDTMEAGAVADLRRIKNAIGVARAVMEHTDHTLLVGESASVFAENMGFIAEDLTTNKSVNILSEWLKGNCQPNYRKNVLPDPSASCGPYKPRATARRNKRAQGANERSHDTIGMVALDRDGHMAAGTSTNGLTHKVPGRVGDSPIVGAGAFVDSSAGGAAATGDGDIMMRLLPSYLAVELMRAGADPSAACKTAISRIKRHYSGFFGAIICANTTGHYGECRGSRIPTVWPPPKRC; the protein is encoded by the exons ATGTACGTGTCTCTCCTGATGTCCACCTTTACGGTCCTGTTTCAACTCGGACACGCGTCGCTTCCTCTCGTCATCAACACGTGGCCATTCAAGAACGCGAATGCTGCAG CGTGGAGCGCCCTGCAGTCCGGGGCCTCGGTGTTGGATGCCGTGGAGACGGGCTGCGCCCGCTGCGAGGCCGATCAGTGTAACGGCAGCGTGGGCTTCGGCGGGAGCCCGGACGAGTCCGGAGAGACCACGCTGGACGCCATGATCATGAACGG GGATACGATGGAGGCGGGTGCAGTTGCGGACCTGAGAAGGATAAAGAATGCCATTGGAGTAGCGAGAGCTGTGATGGAGCACACTGACCACACACTGCTCGTGGGAGAGTCGG CGTCTGTGTTTGCTGAAAACATGGGCTTCATCGCAGAGGACCTGACTACCAACAAATCTGTGAATATTCTCTCCGAGTGGCTGAAGGGCAACTGCCAACCTAATTatagaaag AACGTGCTTCCAGATCCCTCCGCGTCCTGCGGACCCTACAAGCCGAGGGCGACAGCGAGACGGAACAAGAGGGCGCAGGGTGCCAACGAGCGCTCCCACGACACCATAG GGATGGTGGCTCTTGATCGAGACGGTCACATGGCTGCCGGTACATCGACCAATGGGCTAACTCACAAGGTTCCAGG CCGTGTCGGGGACTCTCCCATCGTCGGAGCAGGGGCCTTCGTCGATAGCTCAGCTGGGGGCGCCGCCGCTACCGGAGACGGTGACATCATGATGCGCCTTCTGCCGAG TTACTTGGCCGTGGAGCTGATGAGGGCCGGGGCAGATCCCTCGGCAGCCTGCAAGACGGCCATTTCCAGAATCAAGAGGCATTACTCGGGGTTCTTTGGAGCCATCATCTGTGCTAACACAACAGGCCATTATGGTGAGTGTCGGGGCTCACGAATACCGACTGTTTGGCCACCGCCAAAAAGGTGTTGA